The following proteins are co-located in the Rattus norvegicus strain BN/NHsdMcwi chromosome 19, GRCr8, whole genome shotgun sequence genome:
- the Scoc gene encoding short coiled-coil protein isoform X1, with translation MNKMDGLNTGEEEDSAFTSISLTDDTDHSLKSLHSGAERLFPKMMNADMDVDAENQVELEEKTRLINQVLELQHTLEDLSARVDAVKEENLKLKSENQVLGQYIENLMSASSVFQTTDTKSKRK, from the exons ATGAACAAGATGGACGGGTTGAacacaggggaggaggaagacagcGCATTCACCAGCATTTCTCTCACGGATGACACAG aCCATTCATTAAAGAGTTTGCATTCGGGAGCTGAACGTCTGTTCCCCAAGATGATGAATGCTGACATGGACG TTGATGCTGAAAATCAAGTGGAACTGGAAGAAAAGACTCGACTCATTAATCAGGTGTTGGAGCTCCAGCACACACTTGAAG atCTTTCTGCAAGAGTAGATGCAGTTAAGGAAGAAAATCTGAAGCTAAAATCGGAAAATCAAGTTCTTGGACAATATATAGAAAACCTCATGTCTGCTTCTAGTGTTTTTCAAACAACTGatacaaaaagcaaaaggaagtaA
- the Scoc gene encoding short coiled-coil protein isoform 1 (isoform 1 is encoded by transcript variant 1) codes for MDGLNTGEEEDSAFTSISLTDDTDHSLKSLHSGAERLFPKMMNADMDAVDAENQVELEEKTRLINQVLELQHTLEDLSARVDAVKEENLKLKSENQVLGQYIENLMSASSVFQTTDTKSKRK; via the exons ATGGACGGGTTGAacacaggggaggaggaagacagcGCATTCACCAGCATTTCTCTCACGGATGACACAG aCCATTCATTAAAGAGTTTGCATTCGGGAGCTGAACGTCTGTTCCCCAAGATGATGAATGCTGACATGGACG CAGTTGATGCTGAAAATCAAGTGGAACTGGAAGAAAAGACTCGACTCATTAATCAGGTGTTGGAGCTCCAGCACACACTTGAAG atCTTTCTGCAAGAGTAGATGCAGTTAAGGAAGAAAATCTGAAGCTAAAATCGGAAAATCAAGTTCTTGGACAATATATAGAAAACCTCATGTCTGCTTCTAGTGTTTTTCAAACAACTGatacaaaaagcaaaaggaagtaA
- the Scoc gene encoding short coiled-coil protein isoform X2, with protein MMNADMDAVDAENQVELEEKTRLINQVLELQHTLEDLSARVDAVKEENLKLKSENQVLGQYIENLMSASSVFQTTDTKSKRK; from the exons ATGATGAATGCTGACATGGACG CAGTTGATGCTGAAAATCAAGTGGAACTGGAAGAAAAGACTCGACTCATTAATCAGGTGTTGGAGCTCCAGCACACACTTGAAG atCTTTCTGCAAGAGTAGATGCAGTTAAGGAAGAAAATCTGAAGCTAAAATCGGAAAATCAAGTTCTTGGACAATATATAGAAAACCTCATGTCTGCTTCTAGTGTTTTTCAAACAACTGatacaaaaagcaaaaggaagtaA
- the Scoc gene encoding short coiled-coil protein isoform X3: protein MMNADMDVDAENQVELEEKTRLINQVLELQHTLEDLSARVDAVKEENLKLKSENQVLGQYIENLMSASSVFQTTDTKSKRK, encoded by the exons ATGATGAATGCTGACATGGACG TTGATGCTGAAAATCAAGTGGAACTGGAAGAAAAGACTCGACTCATTAATCAGGTGTTGGAGCTCCAGCACACACTTGAAG atCTTTCTGCAAGAGTAGATGCAGTTAAGGAAGAAAATCTGAAGCTAAAATCGGAAAATCAAGTTCTTGGACAATATATAGAAAACCTCATGTCTGCTTCTAGTGTTTTTCAAACAACTGatacaaaaagcaaaaggaagtaA